One genomic window of Desulfotomaculum sp. includes the following:
- a CDS encoding ribonucleoside triphosphate reductase: protein MFKRIRKRDNRIVKFDAQKITGAIAKAGKATGEFDEKIARMITLKVLSLAEQLIPRKTPTVEEIQDIVEEVLLSSPYRKTAKAYIIYREQHARIRDIVGKSNVDLVDQYLQKLDWQINENSNMAFSLQGLNNYISSEISQIYWLNKIYPTEIREAHISGDFHVHDLNILSVYCVGWDLFDLLAEGFKGVPGKVESKPAKHFRSALGQIVNFFYTLQGEAAGAQAFSNLDTLLSPFIRYDGLSYTEVKQALQEFIFNINVPTRVGFQCLSEDTEILTPDGWAGYEDIKVGQLIKTFNIQTGSLEDQPVKNMFSKPYTGKMYNLKNRIQDQLISPGHRVVRRKFNTNEAFVLEEIEKVVTYKSPVIIPITGKNTNPDKDISDDEIRLLAWIIAEGSKESYTRRRHSHRITIYQSRTKSPQNYNEITGLLDRMELTYSNRESVPALGTSSQMIRLNAESSQKLLDSLFKTRQTVKFIPNILKNMSCRQARLFLDTYLKADGHEGSKITTTNIEILNGLQQLTVDAEYGFTVGTRNPTIGKRTLYILRLIDHQDTYIQTIEKIDYSGVIWCPSTVNETVIARRNGKVFITGNTPFTNVTLDLTVPEYFLNQPVIIGGKMQDDTYKDFQKEMDMFNKAFMGVMLEGDARGRVFTFPIPTYNISKDFNWDNTDLDILWEVTAKYGVPYFSNFINSDMNPEDARSMCCRLRIDNRSLEKKGGGLFGSNPLTGSIGVVTLNMPRLAFLSKDEHEFFERLEPLMVMAKQALEMKRKVLERLTEGNLYPYAKYYLRNIKEHLGSYWKNHFSTIGLIGMNEACLNLLGKSIASPAGQKFSCLVLDFMRSKLIEFQQETQNNYNLEATPAEGTSYRLARKDKDKFPQLMCANEDSFINGGEPFYTNSTQLPVNYTDDVFEALDLQDEIQSKYTGGTVLHIFAGERVEDPAVVKKLIRKICENYHVPYFTFTPVFSVCPSHGYLSGEQENCPECGTQCEIYSRVVGYLRPLKQWNKGKQEEFALRKTFKV from the coding sequence ATGTTTAAGAGAATAAGGAAAAGGGATAACCGGATTGTCAAATTTGACGCCCAGAAAATCACCGGCGCGATAGCCAAGGCTGGCAAAGCGACTGGAGAATTTGATGAAAAAATAGCCAGAATGATAACTTTAAAGGTCCTCAGCCTCGCAGAACAGCTTATCCCCAGAAAGACACCGACCGTTGAAGAGATCCAGGATATAGTGGAAGAGGTCCTGCTCTCCTCCCCTTACCGGAAAACGGCCAAAGCGTACATTATTTACCGCGAGCAGCATGCCAGGATAAGGGATATCGTTGGCAAATCCAATGTGGACCTGGTCGACCAGTATCTCCAGAAACTGGACTGGCAGATTAATGAAAACTCCAACATGGCCTTTTCCCTGCAGGGTTTAAATAACTACATCTCGTCAGAAATCAGCCAAATATACTGGCTCAATAAAATTTACCCCACGGAAATAAGAGAAGCCCATATAAGCGGCGATTTTCACGTTCATGATTTAAACATACTCAGCGTTTACTGCGTGGGATGGGATCTTTTCGACCTGCTGGCTGAGGGATTCAAGGGGGTTCCCGGCAAAGTGGAGAGCAAACCCGCCAAGCACTTCCGGAGCGCTCTTGGCCAAATCGTCAACTTTTTCTATACCCTCCAGGGGGAAGCCGCCGGCGCCCAAGCATTCTCAAACCTGGACACACTTTTAAGCCCTTTCATCAGGTATGACGGATTGAGCTATACTGAGGTCAAACAGGCGCTGCAGGAGTTCATCTTCAATATAAATGTGCCTACCAGGGTGGGTTTTCAATGCCTTTCCGAGGATACCGAAATTCTTACACCTGACGGATGGGCGGGATACGAGGACATCAAGGTCGGACAACTGATTAAGACATTCAATATACAAACCGGCTCCCTTGAAGACCAGCCGGTTAAAAATATGTTTTCAAAACCGTATACCGGAAAGATGTATAACCTCAAGAACAGGATTCAAGATCAACTAATTTCGCCGGGACACCGGGTAGTCAGAAGAAAATTCAACACAAACGAAGCTTTTGTCCTTGAAGAAATTGAAAAGGTTGTCACTTATAAATCGCCGGTGATTATCCCGATTACTGGCAAAAATACCAACCCGGATAAAGACATATCAGACGATGAAATCCGCCTGCTTGCCTGGATAATAGCCGAGGGGTCGAAGGAAAGCTATACCAGGCGCCGGCATTCTCATCGGATCACGATCTACCAGTCAAGAACCAAAAGCCCCCAAAATTATAATGAAATTACAGGCTTACTTGATCGGATGGAACTCACCTACAGCAACAGAGAATCCGTTCCAGCCCTAGGGACGTCATCTCAAATGATCCGGCTAAACGCCGAATCCTCCCAGAAACTTCTGGACAGCCTTTTTAAGACCCGGCAAACTGTAAAGTTCATTCCGAACATTCTTAAAAACATGAGCTGTAGGCAGGCCAGGCTGTTTCTGGATACATACCTGAAGGCAGACGGCCATGAAGGTTCAAAGATCACCACTACTAATATAGAAATACTGAATGGGTTACAGCAGTTAACCGTCGATGCTGAGTACGGCTTCACCGTAGGAACGCGGAATCCGACCATCGGTAAGAGGACGCTGTATATCCTGAGGCTAATTGACCATCAGGATACCTATATCCAAACTATAGAAAAGATTGATTACTCCGGGGTGATCTGGTGCCCCAGCACAGTGAATGAGACCGTAATTGCCAGAAGGAACGGTAAGGTTTTTATAACCGGAAACACGCCTTTTACCAATGTAACCCTTGATCTCACAGTACCAGAATATTTCTTGAACCAGCCGGTAATCATCGGCGGAAAAATGCAGGATGACACCTACAAAGACTTCCAGAAGGAAATGGACATGTTCAACAAAGCCTTCATGGGGGTAATGCTTGAAGGTGACGCCAGGGGAAGGGTGTTTACTTTCCCGATCCCCACCTATAATATCAGCAAGGATTTTAACTGGGACAACACGGATTTAGATATTCTCTGGGAAGTTACTGCCAAGTATGGTGTTCCCTACTTTTCCAATTTTATAAATTCCGATATGAATCCGGAAGACGCAAGAAGCATGTGCTGCCGGCTGCGCATAGACAACAGGTCCCTGGAGAAAAAGGGCGGCGGCCTTTTCGGCTCCAACCCGCTTACCGGTTCCATCGGAGTTGTAACATTAAACATGCCCAGGCTGGCTTTCCTGTCCAAAGACGAGCATGAATTCTTCGAAAGGCTCGAACCCCTGATGGTCATGGCCAAGCAGGCGCTGGAAATGAAAAGAAAGGTCCTGGAAAGACTGACCGAGGGCAACCTTTACCCCTACGCAAAGTATTACCTCAGAAATATCAAAGAACACCTTGGATCCTACTGGAAAAACCATTTCTCGACTATCGGTCTGATTGGCATGAACGAGGCCTGCCTGAACCTGCTGGGAAAGAGCATCGCCAGCCCCGCCGGGCAAAAATTTTCTTGTCTGGTGCTTGACTTTATGAGAAGCAAGCTTATTGAATTTCAGCAGGAAACGCAAAACAACTACAACCTGGAAGCAACACCCGCCGAGGGGACCAGCTACCGCCTGGCCAGAAAAGACAAGGATAAATTCCCTCAGCTAATGTGCGCAAATGAGGACAGCTTCATCAACGGCGGCGAGCCCTTCTATACCAACTCGACCCAACTGCCGGTTAATTATACCGACGATGTATTTGAAGCCCTTGACCTTCAGGATGAAATTCAGTCGAAGTATACAGGAGGAACCGTCCTGCATATTTTTGCCGGCGAACGTGTCGAAGACCCTGCTGTTGTAAAAAAATTAATCCGCAAAATATGCGAAAATTATCATGTTCCCTATTTTACATTTACACCTGTCTTCAGCGTCTGCCCCTCACACGGTTACCTTTCCGGGGAACAGGAAAATTGCCCGGAATGCGGTACGCAGTGTGAAATTTACTCCCGCGTTGTCGGCTACCTGCGGCCTTTAAAACAGTGGAACAAGGGGAAGCAGGAGGAATTCGCCCTGCGAAAGACTTTCAAGGTGTAA
- the tsaA gene encoding tRNA (N6-threonylcarbamoyladenosine(37)-N6)-methyltransferase TrmO, protein MNLKPIGIIQSPYKNSSEAPFQGRYSSEVSVVEIYGEFADGLKDVEQFSHLFMLYWCGRADREKLQTYTPHGTEIRGVFACRSPSRPNPIAICIVKLLKREGNCLHVQGLDAIDGSYLLDIKPFYPDLDCI, encoded by the coding sequence TTGAATCTGAAACCGATCGGAATAATTCAATCCCCTTATAAAAATTCCAGCGAAGCTCCTTTTCAAGGCCGGTATTCCAGCGAAGTGTCGGTTGTGGAGATTTACGGGGAGTTCGCCGACGGATTAAAGGACGTTGAGCAGTTCAGCCATCTTTTTATGCTTTATTGGTGCGGCCGGGCGGACCGCGAAAAACTGCAGACCTACACGCCTCACGGGACAGAAATTAGAGGCGTATTTGCCTGCCGCTCGCCATCCAGACCCAACCCGATTGCCATCTGTATTGTAAAACTGCTGAAGAGAGAGGGAAACTGCCTGCACGTGCAGGGGCTTGATGCGATTGACGGAAGTTATCTTCTGGACATCAAGCCCTTCTATCCGGATCTCGACTGCATCTGA
- a CDS encoding anaerobic ribonucleoside-triphosphate reductase activating protein, with the protein MLIGGYTRFSLIEYPGRICAVIFTKGCNFKCPYCHNPELVKSDPRQTPALELEVLDFLKRRQGKLDGVVVTGGEPTIQANLIPFLEKIKKIGYPVKLNTNGSLPSVLKNIISLELVDYVAMDIKAPFDKYCSVTNSLVDLKKILQSISLIINSRLDYEFRTTLVKSLLTPEDILEISKTIKGAKLYILQKFVPSKLLDPKFLKEETYNDEELINIAKQLEEFVEKCMVR; encoded by the coding sequence ATGTTAATCGGAGGCTATACAAGGTTTTCCCTGATTGAATATCCCGGCCGGATCTGTGCCGTGATTTTCACAAAGGGGTGTAACTTTAAATGCCCCTACTGCCACAATCCGGAACTTGTCAAATCCGATCCCCGCCAGACCCCTGCTTTGGAACTTGAAGTATTGGATTTCCTTAAAAGGCGGCAGGGGAAACTCGACGGGGTTGTCGTTACCGGCGGCGAGCCCACAATTCAGGCAAATCTTATACCTTTCCTGGAAAAGATAAAAAAAATCGGCTATCCGGTCAAACTAAACACCAACGGAAGCCTGCCTTCTGTTTTAAAAAATATCATCAGCCTTGAACTGGTGGATTATGTGGCAATGGATATTAAAGCGCCTTTTGATAAATACTGCAGCGTCACAAATTCTCTGGTCGACCTGAAAAAAATCCTGCAGAGCATCAGTCTAATCATCAATTCGAGGTTGGATTACGAATTCCGGACAACTCTTGTAAAATCTTTACTTACCCCGGAAGATATTTTGGAAATATCGAAGACAATTAAAGGAGCAAAGCTTTATATCCTGCAAAAATTTGTTCCTTCAAAACTATTGGATCCGAAATTCCTCAAGGAAGAAACATACAACGATGAAGAACTTATTAATATAGCGAAGCAGCTTGAAGAGTTTGTAGAAAAGTGCATGGTGCGCTAA